Proteins from one Microbacterium proteolyticum genomic window:
- a CDS encoding ABC transporter permease: protein MTDLAVPARIAPKDHGPTARMVLAWPGTRALIAVAALFLISPLIAPGSVGPTAIVSMLPFAALIAIVAIGQTLVIQQGGLDLSIPGAVTLGALIVARFGGDDALGLPAAIGAAILATAAFGLASGLVITLFGLPPLVVTIAVNALMIGTVQALSGGFATQSPDALNQFALSRWGGIPVLVFFALALTLAVHVVLKLTRLGRRFELVGENPRSAANLGIGTRGYTIVAYVLSAGLAAVGGVLLAGLLRTPTLTAGDDYLLPSIAAVVLGGTALTGGRGSVVGTALGALFLAQLTQLVQTFTQATAVQNIVQALIIGVGIVAQLQLGGSTSRIRNLMRRRPGA, encoded by the coding sequence ATGACCGACCTCGCCGTTCCCGCGCGCATCGCGCCGAAGGACCACGGTCCGACGGCGCGGATGGTGCTGGCGTGGCCGGGCACCCGGGCGCTCATCGCGGTCGCCGCGCTGTTCCTCATCAGTCCGCTCATCGCCCCCGGCAGCGTCGGACCCACCGCCATCGTCTCGATGCTGCCGTTCGCGGCGCTCATCGCGATCGTGGCGATCGGCCAGACCCTCGTCATCCAGCAGGGCGGCCTCGACCTGTCGATTCCGGGCGCGGTCACGCTCGGCGCACTGATCGTGGCCCGCTTCGGCGGCGACGACGCCCTGGGTCTTCCCGCGGCGATCGGCGCGGCGATCCTCGCCACCGCCGCGTTCGGTCTGGCGAGCGGGCTCGTCATCACCCTGTTCGGCCTCCCGCCCCTCGTCGTCACGATCGCGGTGAACGCCCTCATGATCGGTACGGTCCAGGCCCTGTCCGGCGGGTTCGCGACGCAGAGCCCCGACGCGCTCAACCAGTTCGCGCTCAGCCGGTGGGGTGGCATCCCGGTGCTCGTGTTCTTCGCCCTCGCTCTGACCCTCGCCGTCCACGTCGTCCTGAAGCTGACGCGTCTCGGTCGGCGGTTCGAGCTCGTCGGGGAGAACCCCCGCAGCGCCGCCAACCTCGGCATCGGGACGCGCGGATACACGATCGTGGCGTACGTCCTCTCGGCCGGGCTCGCCGCCGTCGGCGGTGTGCTGCTGGCGGGACTGCTCCGCACCCCGACCCTCACCGCCGGCGACGACTATCTCCTGCCCTCGATCGCGGCGGTGGTGCTCGGCGGCACCGCCCTCACCGGCGGGCGCGGCAGCGTCGTGGGCACCGCGCTCGGCGCCCTCTTCCTGGCGCAGCTGACCCAGCTGGTCCAGACGTTCACGCAGGCCACCGCCGTGCAGAACATCGTCCAGGCGCTGATCATCGGCGTCGGCATCGTCGCCCAGCTGCAGCTGGGCGGCTCCACCTCCCGTATCCGGAACCTCATGCGACGGCGTCCGGGAGCCTGA
- a CDS encoding amidohydrolase family protein: protein MSTRTLLRGGTVITAVRPGEVLTDTDILIGADGTIEAIGQGLDAGDAEVVDVRGRIVHPGFVDTHRHTWQSVVRNLASDWSLTEYLAGLHTGLSKHFRPEDTYTGNYLGALEALDSGITTLVDWSHNLATPAHADAAVAALKDTGMRAVFAHGGGAEQWGSLPSANVHPADARRVRDEHFSSDGGLVTMALALRGPQFVTPEVNVADFRLAADLDLRVTMHAGDGYWGKSGPIRKMHADGLLSDRITYVHCCTLGDDELKLIADSGGTASVAPDVEMQMGHGFPATGRLLRAGIRPTFSIDVCSSNGGDMFATMRTAIGMQRALDNAPSVDTGEVLERISLTCADVVQFATIDGAHAAGLADTTGSIAVGKAADIVVLDDRSLALTPLNNPIGSLVYSAHPGLVRDVFVQGRRVKKDGELVGVDIARLKADAEDSRSYLLGEMPEARLDGTWHPTLVTA, encoded by the coding sequence ATGAGCACGCGCACGCTGCTGCGGGGAGGAACCGTCATCACCGCGGTCCGCCCCGGCGAGGTCCTCACCGACACCGACATCCTGATCGGCGCCGACGGAACGATCGAGGCCATCGGACAGGGCCTGGATGCCGGCGACGCCGAGGTGGTCGACGTGCGCGGCCGCATCGTGCACCCGGGCTTCGTCGATACGCACCGCCACACGTGGCAGTCGGTCGTCCGCAACCTCGCGTCGGACTGGTCGCTCACCGAGTACCTCGCGGGCCTGCACACCGGTCTCAGCAAGCACTTCCGCCCCGAGGACACCTACACCGGCAACTACCTCGGTGCGCTCGAGGCCCTCGACTCCGGCATCACGACGCTCGTCGACTGGTCGCACAACCTCGCCACCCCCGCGCACGCGGACGCGGCGGTCGCAGCCCTCAAGGACACCGGGATGCGTGCGGTCTTCGCGCACGGCGGCGGTGCCGAGCAGTGGGGGAGCCTGCCGTCGGCCAACGTGCACCCCGCCGACGCGCGGCGCGTCCGCGACGAGCACTTCTCCTCCGACGGGGGCCTCGTGACCATGGCGCTCGCCCTGCGCGGACCGCAGTTCGTCACCCCCGAGGTCAACGTCGCCGACTTCCGCCTCGCCGCCGACCTGGACCTCCGGGTCACGATGCACGCCGGTGACGGGTATTGGGGCAAGTCGGGTCCGATCCGCAAGATGCACGCCGACGGCCTGCTGTCCGACCGCATCACCTACGTGCACTGCTGCACCCTCGGCGACGATGAGCTGAAGCTCATCGCCGACAGCGGCGGCACCGCCTCGGTCGCCCCCGACGTCGAGATGCAGATGGGCCACGGCTTCCCCGCCACCGGCCGGCTGCTGCGCGCCGGCATCCGCCCGACCTTCTCTATCGACGTGTGCAGCTCGAACGGCGGCGACATGTTCGCCACCATGCGCACCGCCATCGGCATGCAGCGCGCCCTCGACAACGCCCCGTCCGTCGACACCGGCGAGGTGCTCGAGCGCATCAGCCTCACGTGTGCCGACGTCGTGCAGTTCGCCACGATCGACGGTGCGCACGCCGCGGGTCTTGCGGACACCACGGGCTCGATCGCGGTGGGCAAGGCCGCCGACATCGTCGTGCTCGACGACCGGTCGTTGGCCCTCACCCCGCTCAACAACCCCATCGGGAGCCTCGTCTACTCGGCTCACCCGGGTCTCGTCCGCGACGTCTTCGTGCAGGGCCGCCGGGTGAAGAAGGACGGCGAACTCGTGGGCGTGGACATCGCCCGGTTGAAGGCGGATGCCGAGGACTCCCGCAGCTACCTGCTCGGTGAGATGCCCGAGGCGCGCCTCGACGGCACGTGGCACCCCACGCTGGTGACGGCATGA